GCGCGCTGTCGACGCCGTCGGGAGACCATGCGCGCTCGCGGATCTGCGCCAGCATGCGCAGCGGCGCGTGGAGGCGATCGCAGCGCGCGGCGTCCGCATCGTAGTCGAGGGTCACTTCGCGCCGCTTGACGAAGCCGTCTCCGCCGTCGACGTAGACGTCGATCCGGTCGAGCCGCATCGCGCCCTCGTACAGGCGGATCCCAGTGCGGTAGTCGAACCGCGCGCCGATCGGCACGTCGCTGCCCGCGCAGACGTGCGGCCCCGAGTACACGAACTCGACCCGCGCATGCGGCGCGATGCCGGCCGCGGCGTTGGCCGTGTAGTCGATTCGCCGAAGTTGGCGGTCGACCACCGTCTACACGGCGCCGTTGTAGGCGCGCCCCCACACCCGCTGGTAGTGATAGTCGACTCGGTTGCCGTGGCGGTCCTCGATGCGCGTGAGCTGCCAGCGCGCCTCGTGGCCGTCGCCGCCAGCGGTAGGCGCATCGCGCGCATCGTCGCGGTCGCCGAACGTGTAGGTCAGTCCGTCGGTGGTGCGCGCGCGCCAATACGTCACGCCGCCATCGCGCACGCGCTCGTAGCGCGCAAACGTCGAGTCGCCTTCGGCCACGCGGTACGCGGTCGCGCCGGCGGGCACGCGCGGGTCGTCGACCTCGACGAGGCGCGCATCGCCGTGCAGCGTGGTCATGTAATGCACGCCGTCGGTTCGGCCCTGCGACGTGTCGACCCGCACCTGGGGGATCGGCAGCGCCCATCCGGCTGCGATGCCGCCGCGAACGGGCTGTTGCGACGAGTAGACGAGCGCCAGCGAGGGCGCGACGCCGCGGCGTCCAGAGGGCAGCGCAATCGGATACGAGAACGTGAACGCGCCCGTCTGAGTCGACACGGACCAGCTGTCGGCCGATACGTCCGTCACACGCTGCACGCTCGGAGCCGACACGGGGGTCGTCGCCGAGACCGTGCCGGGATAGGCGTACAGCGAACGAACCGCCGCGATACCGAGCACCCACGCCGTCGGCCCGCACAGCGCGAGCGCACGCACCATCGTCTTCCGTCGAAACATGAGGGGGACTCCTTGCCGTTGGGACGCCGACGGCGGAGCCCCAAACGCGCTCCGCGACCGGCAGTGGGGACGCCGTCGCCGAGCGGAAACGCCGCGCGCCGAAGGCACGACGTCAATAGCCGGTCGACATTGCCAAGATCAAGCACATTGTTTTCGGTGAGCGCGTTTACTCGGAATGTGGGCGCGTCAACCGTGCCGGCAGCGCCGACGGCGCTGGCGCATGGGCCAGCGTGCCGACGTCGCGCCCGCGGCAATGCGGGCGCGTGCCCCCCGTGCGCCGCCGGCTCCGCGCACGGGAAGCCCTATTGGAAAGAGGTCTTCGCTTCGCTCTACGCGGGATCGGTTTCCGAGGACTCGCTGGCTCGAACGCGAGGCGGCGCCCGCTGGCGGACGGCCGCGTCGTCGCTCGAACCGCGGGCCGATTCGACGAGCAGACGTCCGCGGGCACGTGCGCCGCGCCGCCGGCGAACGCCCGCGACGCCGCCGGCTCGCCGCGGCGGACGCCGTCGACAGCGGCGCGCGGGCGCGGCACGCCGCCCCGCCGCGCGTGCCGCGCGCCGCCGCGTGCAAACGTGCGCCGCTCGGGCCGACCCGCCGGCGGGCTACCGTTTGTCGACGGCTCAAGGCACCGATGCGGGCGACGGCCGTCGCGATCCGCGCGCACCGGTGGTGCAATTCGGCGTCCGCCGGTAGGCTGTCGTCCGCGCACCTCGACGCGCTCACCCGGGACACCGTGCTTCCACCGATCGACATCCGCCTGTTCATCGCCGCGCCGCCCGAGCGCGTGTGGTCGTGCTGGACGGACAACGAGGAACTCACGAACTGGTTTCCCGACCGGGTGGAGGGGAGCTGCGCGCCGGGCGGCCGCGTGGTCTACCACTGGGACGCGCTCGCCGCCCAGTTGGCGTTCGACGTGCGGCGCGCCGACCCGCCCGAACGGCTCGAACTGGTGGCCGCGCCGCCGGGGCAACCCGTGCAGACGCAACGCGTCGACCTGCGAGCGTCGGCGGGCGGCACCGCGCTGCGCCTCGTCCACGCCGGACTCACCGACCCCGACGTGCGAGACGGCACCGCCGCGGGCTGGCAGGTGTCGTTGCAACTGTGTAAGTTGTATGCGGAACGGCATACCGGCCGGCGCCGCATCGGCGGATGGATCCTCGGCCTGGCCACCGTCGACTTGCCCGCCATCCACGCGCGGTACACCGCGCCGGAGGGCCTCGCGACGTGGCTCGGGACGGGCGAGATCGGCGACGCAGGGACCCTCGCTTCGGTCGCGCTGCACGGCGGCGGGCGACTCACCGGCCCGGTGCTCGTCCGGGTACCGAACCGCGATGTCTGCGTGCGCTGGGACGAATTCGGCGGCGCGGTGGCGTTTCGCGCGTTCCGGGTGGCGCCGCGCGCCGCCCTCGTCGGGGTCCAGTTCGCGTCGTGGGAGCGCAGCGAAGCGGACGTCGCCCCGGTCGCCCGACAGCTCGCGCACGCCGTCGACCGTCTGGTCGCGTCATTCGGCGGTCCCGGCGACGCCTGACTCGCGGCCCCTCTCCTGACGTCGGGTGCGCCCGGCGGGACACGCCCAGTCGACCACGCCGCCGCGCCGCGAACGCGCTCGGCCGACCACCGCCGCGATGCGGCGCGACCGCCGCCGTCCGACGCGTGGCCGCGGTCGCCGTCCGGGCCATCCTCCCGCACGGCAAACCCGCTCTGCCGGTGAGCCCCACTCAATCGTTGCGCTCCGCGCGCCGCCGCGCGAAGCTGTCGTCCATGAACGTCGCTGTCGTCACTGGCGCTGCCCGCGGCCTCGGCTACCTGATCGCCGAGCGCCTGTCGAAGCGCGGCTATGCCGTGCTGCTCACCGACGTGTTGGCCGACGAAGTCGCTCGCGCCGCCGAGCGCTTGGGCGACCCCTGCTGGTCGCTTGCGCAGGACGTCCGCGATCCAGCGTCCCACGACGCCGTCGCGGAGGCGGCAGCCAAGCGCGGTCGACTGACCGTCTGGGTCAACAACGCGGGCGTGCTGCGCGCGAACACCGCGTGGGGCCACGCCCCCGACGAGGTCAAGCTCCAGGTCGACGTCAACGTGCTGGGGGTCATGTACGGCTCGGCAGCGGCGGTGCGCGCGATGTCGAAGACCGGCGGCGGTCACATCATCAACATCGCGTCGATCTCGTCGATCTGCCCGGTGCCCGGGCTCGCCGTGTACGCCGCGACCAAGCACGCCGTGTTGGGATACACGCTGTCGCTGCAAGGTGACCTCGACCAGGCGCAGCTGCCGATCCGCGTCACGGCGATCTGTCCCGACGCCATCGAGACGGACCTGGTCCGCAACGTGGAGCACGACGAGCACGCGTCGCTGCTGTTTTCCAACGGCAAACTGCTGAAGCCCGACGACGTCGCCGACGAGGTCGTCGGGACCCTCGACGACTATCGGCTCCAGGTGTTCATCCCGCGGGGCCGCGCGGCGCTGGCGCAGTTGGTCGCCCCGTGGCCGGAGCTGGGGCTCAAGATCCTGCGCGGGTTCGCCAGACGCGGCGAAACGCACCGGCGCAAGCGCACGGGCCAGGCGAGCGCGTAGTCGCTCGTTCGAGCGAGGCAACCGCGCGCGCGGGCCGCGCCCGCCGATCAGTTGACGACGACGGGAGCGCAGGTCGACACGCCCGCGCCGACGATCACGTACGGGATGTCGTCGAGGATCACGCTGCTCGTGCCGGTCGCCGGATCGAGCAGGTGGACCTGCGACTTCGTGTCCGTACCGAGCAAGTCGGTCGTCGTCACAAAGATGTAGAACTTGCCGCCCCAGTGGGCGAACGCCCACGCGCGCACCTGGTTGCCGAGGCCGTTCATCGGCCAGCTCTGGCCGAGCGTCGCCGACGTCTTGTCGATCGCCTGCACCTTGGTCGAGTTGATTCCGGGGAAGTAGCCGAACAACTCCGCGGCCCCCGTGCCGGTCAGCTCCGGGCCGAACGTCTCGTTGGGCGCAATCGACCCGATCGGCTGGACCACCGGATTGTCGGGATCGACGCTGGCGAGCCGGAAGTCGGTCGAGCCCTGCGCCGACGATCCGCCCGCGATGTACAGGGTCTCCTCGCTCGACCCGGGCGCGTCCGACACGAAGCCCATGCCGAACAGCTCGAACCCGTTTTGGCCCTTCACGAAGCCCGACGCCTCGCACGACGCGTCGTCGATGTCCACCCAAAAAATCTCGCCGCTGGTGAACAACACCCACGCGCGACCCGATCGATCGACGGACATCGAAAACGGTGTCGCCGGCCCCGGCTGCCAGTCGGGCCACGGCGCGCCGGCAGGACAATTGATGTTGCCGATGAGCGAAAACTCGTTCCGCCCGTCCGCCGGGTCGAAACTGAGCAGACGGTACTGGTCGTCGACGACATAGATGAGCTCGGTGCCGCCCGCGCAGTCGTCTCCCCCGCAGGACCCGTTGGAGCACGATTCGAACTCACACTGTTCGATGACCTCGCCGAAAGTGCCGTCCGCGTTACACGCGACGACGGCGTCGCCGTTGCACGCGCGCGCATCGGACGGGCGGCAGTCGACACAGCCCAGGCCGTCGTCGCACACCTTGCCGCCGGAGCACGCCTCGTCGACGACCCAGTTGGTGCCGTTGCAGGTCTGGTGCGTCGCCCCGACGCAGCGCGTCTGTCCGGGCGTCGAACACTCGTCCTGAGTCACCGCGCCATCCGCGCCTCCACTGGACGACGATGGACCGCACGCCATTGCCACGCCGCCGAGGACCGCGAGCCAGGTCGTTCGCATGCCCGACCTATACCACGCCTGCCCCTCTGCAGAGATCACAGGTTCTGTCCACGCCCGGAGCGATCGCCCCGCACCAGGGACTCCGGTCGTCAGCACACCCGCTCGACGACGTCACCGATGCACACGCGCCCCGGGTCGATCACCCGCACGTTGACCCCGCGCAACCGCAAGTGCCGGCGCGGCTTGCCGTTGACCCACGCGAGGGCGTCCACGCCGAACCGGGAACGGAACGTGCTGCACCCGGTGTGCGGCTCCGGCGTCACCTCGACGACGGCGCCGCCGAGCCGCAGCCTCGCGCCAGGCGGCAGTGCCTCGGCGCTGAGATCGAAGTTCACGTGAAAGTTGTCGCCGACGTCGATCGCGGGCGCGCCGGCGTGCGCGACGAATCGCGCCACGGCAGCGTTGATGAGCGTGATCTGATAGTTGCGAGCGGGGTCGCCCGCCAGTGACCAGCGGTCGCCGACCACGCCGTCGTCAGCCGTCACCTCCACCGCGTCCGGCGCGCGGTGAACGCCCCGGTCGACGCGCACGCAGATCAACTCGACGGTGCCGCGATCGCGCGGCGCGGCGGGCGCCGCGGACCACATGGCTTCGAGCTGTTGCAAGGTCTTCACGCCGAACTCCGCCGCGAGGGTATGACCGCGCCGCGTCCGCCGCAAGTTCGACGTTACCCTTTGACGCACAGCACCTGGCGCAGCTCCGCGACGACTTCGACGAGATCCCGTTGGTCGGCGATGACCTGCTCGATGTCCTTGTATGCCGCCGGGATTTCGTCCACCACGCCGGCGTCCTTGCGACACTCGACGCCGCGCGTCTGCTCGGCCACGTCGCGCGCGGAGAATCGGCGCTTGGCCTCCCGCCGGCTCATTCGCCGTCCGGCGCCGTGCGACGCGCTGCAAAACGACTCCGGGTTGCCGAGCCCGCGGACGATGAACGACCGCGCGCCCATCGACCCGGGAATGATACCGAGTTCGCCGGCGCCGGCGCGGATCGCGCCCTTCCGGGTGACGAGAACCTTCTCGCCGAAGTGCGTCTCCTCCGCGACGTAGTTGTGGTGGCACGAGATCACGTCGCCAAATGCGACGCGGGGAAACCGGCGCCTGAACACGTCCATGAGTTGCGCGATCATGGCGTCGCGGTTGGCGCGAGCATAGCGCTGGGCCCAGAACAGATCGCGGCGGTACGCGGCCATCTCCTTCGTGCCGGCGAGGAACACCGCTAGGTCGGGGTCGGGCAGGTCGCGGTTGTGCGCGAGCCGTTTCGCGATCGCGATGTGGATGTCGGCCAGCTGCTTGCCGATATTGCGCGATCCGGAGTGCAGCAGGATCCACACCCGCTTTTCGGTGTCGAGGCACACTTCGATGAAATGGTTGCCGCCGCCGAGCGTGCCCACCTGCGCCAGCGCGCGGCTGCGCAGCTTGTGCACCCGCGGGTCGAGCTGATCGAACTCCTTCCACAGATCGAGTCGGCGCGCGATCGGCAGCGGCTCGTCGTGCGACGCAAAGCCGACCGGGATTGCCCGTTCGATGTCGGCGCGCAGCGAGCGCAAATTGTCGGGAAGGTCGTCGCCGGTGAGGTTGGTCTGGACCGCGGCCATGCCGCAGCCGATATCGACCCCGACCGCGGCGGGCGCCACGGCGTCCTTCATCGCGATCACCGAACCGACGGTCGCGCCCTTGCCGAAGTGCACGTCCGGCATCACCGCGACGTGATGAAACACCCACGGCAGCGACGCGATGTTGTGCAGCTGCCGCAACGCCTGCGCCTCCACCTCGCGACTGCGGGTCCACAAGACGATGGGCAGGCGCTTGCGCTGGATGGTCTCGATCGGCATCGCCCGCTCAGGGTAACACCGCCGCCGATCAACCCGCACCGCGCGCTGCGCCGAGCCGCGCGCGTGCGCGCCGCTCCACGATGTCGACCGGCAGGCGTCCGGTCGCATCGGCCTCCGCGAGCACGTCGCGGGCGATCGCGCCGAGGCGGTCGATGAGCGGCCGCCGATCGGCCAACCCCATGAGGGCCTCGCCGACGCCCTCGATCACCGCGCCGGCCGACGCGATCGCGTCGGGGACATGCAGTACGCCGCGGGCCGCCAGCGCGCAGGCCACCGCGCGATCGGCCAACACGTTGTTGGCCGCGCCGCACACGGCCCACGCCCGCAGCCGTGCGGCGCAGTCGGCGTCAATCGCGCCGCCGATCGCGCACGGCGCAACCACGTCCACATCCTCGAGCAGAATCCGCGCCGGCGTCGTCACGCGCGCGCCGGTGGCGTCGGCGACGGCGCGCGCGCGCGCGTCATCGACGTCCGCGACGACCACCCGCGCCCCTTCCGCCG
This genomic window from Deltaproteobacteria bacterium contains:
- a CDS encoding SDR family NAD(P)-dependent oxidoreductase encodes the protein MDPRPGHRRLARHPRAVHRAGGPRDVARDGRDRRRRDPRFGRAARRRATHRPGARPGTEPRCLRALGRIRRRGGVSRVPGGAARRPRRGPVRVVGAQRSGRRPGRPTARARRRPSGRVIRRSRRRLTRGPSPDVGCARRDTPSRPRRRAANALGRPPPRCGATAAVRRVAAVAVRAILPHGKPALPVSPTQSLRSARRRAKLSSMNVAVVTGAARGLGYLIAERLSKRGYAVLLTDVLADEVARAAERLGDPCWSLAQDVRDPASHDAVAEAAAKRGRLTVWVNNAGVLRANTAWGHAPDEVKLQVDVNVLGVMYGSAAAVRAMSKTGGGHIINIASISSICPVPGLAVYAATKHAVLGYTLSLQGDLDQAQLPIRVTAICPDAIETDLVRNVEHDEHASLLFSNGKLLKPDDVADEVVGTLDDYRLQVFIPRGRAALAQLVAPWPELGLKILRGFARRGETHRRKRTGQASA
- a CDS encoding SRPBCC domain-containing protein, yielding MRRAAGERPRRRRLAAADAVDSGARARHAAPPRVPRAAACKRAPLGPTRRRATVCRRLKAPMRATAVAIRAHRWCNSASAGRLSSAHLDALTRDTVLPPIDIRLFIAAPPERVWSCWTDNEELTNWFPDRVEGSCAPGGRVVYHWDALAAQLAFDVRRADPPERLELVAAPPGQPVQTQRVDLRASAGGTALRLVHAGLTDPDVRDGTAAGWQVSLQLCKLYAERHTGRRRIGGWILGLATVDLPAIHARYTAPEGLATWLGTGEIGDAGTLASVALHGGGRLTGPVLVRVPNRDVCVRWDEFGGAVAFRAFRVAPRAALVGVQFASWERSEADVAPVARQLAHAVDRLVASFGGPGDA
- a CDS encoding RtcB family protein, which gives rise to MPIETIQRKRLPIVLWTRSREVEAQALRQLHNIASLPWVFHHVAVMPDVHFGKGATVGSVIAMKDAVAPAAVGVDIGCGMAAVQTNLTGDDLPDNLRSLRADIERAIPVGFASHDEPLPIARRLDLWKEFDQLDPRVHKLRSRALAQVGTLGGGNHFIEVCLDTEKRVWILLHSGSRNIGKQLADIHIAIAKRLAHNRDLPDPDLAVFLAGTKEMAAYRRDLFWAQRYARANRDAMIAQLMDVFRRRFPRVAFGDVISCHHNYVAEETHFGEKVLVTRKGAIRAGAGELGIIPGSMGARSFIVRGLGNPESFCSASHGAGRRMSRREAKRRFSARDVAEQTRGVECRKDAGVVDEIPAAYKDIEQVIADQRDLVEVVAELRQVLCVKG